In Raphanus sativus mitochondrion, complete genome, a single window of DNA contains:
- the nad7 gene encoding NADH dehydrogenase subunit 7 has product MTTRKRQIKNFTSNFGPQHPAAHGVSRLVLEMNGEVVERAEPHIGSLHRGTEKLIEYKTYLQALPYSDRSDYVSMMAQEHAHSSAVEKLLNCEVPLRAQYIRVLFREITRISNHSLALTTHAMDVGALTPFLWAFEEREKLLEFYERVSGARMHASFIRPGGVAQDLPLGLCRDIDSFTQQFASRIDELEEMSTGNRIWKQRLVDIGTVTAQQAKDWGFSGVMLRGPGVCWDSRRAAPYDVHDQSDPDVPVGTRGDRYDRYCIRIEEMRQSLRIIVQCLNQMPSGMIKADDRKLCPPSRCRMKLSMESSIHHFELYTEGFSVPASSTYTAVEAPKGEFGVFLVSNGSNRPYRRKIRAPGSAHSQGLDSMSKHHMPADVVTIIGTQDIVFGEVDR; this is encoded by the exons AAAAGGCAAATCAAAAATTTTACTTCGAATTTTGGACCTCAACATCCTGCTGCTCATGGTGTTTCACGATTAGTATTGGAAATGAACGGAGAAGTGGTGGAACGTGCGGAACCACATATTGGATCACTCCA TAGAGGGACTGAGAAATTAATAGAGTACAAAACTTATCTTCAAGCTTTACCTTATTCTGATCGTTCAGA CTATGTTTCTATGATGGCCCAAGAACACGCTCATTCTTCAGCTGTAGAGAAACTTTTGAATTGCGAGGTACCATTACGAGCTCAATATATACGAGTGTTATTCCGTGAAATAACTCGAATTTCAAATCATTCACTTGCTTTAACTACTCATGCTATGGATGTGGGAGCATTAACTCCGTTCCTGTGGGCTTTTGAGGAGCGGGAGAAATTGTTGGAATTCTATGAAAGAGTCTCGGGAGCCAGGATGCATGCCAGTTTCATACGACCAGGTGGAGTGGCACAAGATCTGCCTCTTGGCTTATGTCGAGATATTGATTCCTTCACACAACAATTTGCTTCTCGTATCGATGAATTAGAAGAGATGTCAACCGGCAACCGTATCTGGAAACAACGATTAGTGGATATTGGTACTGTCACTGCACAGCAAGCAAAGGATTGGGGATTCAGTGGTGTAATGTTAAGAGGTC CAGGGGTATGCTGGGATTCGCGAAGAGCAGCACCTTACGATGTTCATGACCAATCGGATCCTGACGTACCAGTAGGTACCAGAGGAGATCGCTATGATCGTTACTGTATCCGTATCGAAGAGATGCGACAAAGTCTTCGGATCATTGTGCAATGTCTTAATCAAATGCCTAGCGGCATGATCAAAGCCGATGATCGTAAGCTATGTCCTCCATCACGATGTCGAATGAAACTATCCATGGAATC CTCAATTCACCATTTCGAACTTTATACAGAAGGTTTTTCCGTACCAGCTTCTTCTACCTATACCGCAGTTGAAGCACCTAAAGGAGAATTTGGTGTCTTTCTGGTCAGTAATGGAAGCAATCGTCCCTACCGTCGTAAAATAAGAGCACCCGGCTCTGCCCATTCACAAGGACTCGATTCTATGTCCAAACATCACATGCCAGCAGATGTGGTCACCATCATAGGTACTCAAGATATTGTGTTTGGAGAGGTGGATAGATAG
- the rps4 gene encoding ribosomal protein small subunit 4, with protein MWLLKKLIQRDIDMSPLRFQTCRLLSGNVRNRELTIIQRRILRRLRNRKRSIKKRKIYPKKYLTSYIQLQTTRKLPLFHGDLPITEMHRGTKRTSYIPFPLNPETRFDVIPLRLHFLETIPQARQPISHRRVCVNKGMVSITHLKLSHGDIISFQENNAIIRGEEIRRSFYKEISVEKIIGKLLHQPLRMWRRSKTEWFHLLKTKRGCRLLLKSRFLQQLRSSMQEEDLERTKKFGSEKVCLGSSFAEHKRMKRNLLKFLFLSKRRKEKNLNLPTRTISPIVYNSSLSLYSNSTYCFASPHKLTMKRRIKRIELPTHYSEVNHRTPKAVVSYGPNIGHIPHDIRLKDPNLPLRSRNGRGQNI; from the coding sequence ATGTGGCTGCTTAAAAAACTGATTCAACGAGATATAGATATGTCCCCATTAAGATTTCAAACTTGTCGTCTACTTTCAGGAAATGTTCGGAACAGAGAACTGACAATAATACAACGTCGCATTCTCCGAAGATTGAGGAACAGGAAGAGATCTATTAAGAAGAGAAAGATTTATCCGAAAAAATATCTGACCAGTTACATACAATTACAAACTACACGAAAGTTGCCCCTTTTTCATGGGGATTTACCCATCACAGAGATGCACAGAGGAACAAAACGAACTTCATATATCCCTTTTCCACTCAATCCAGAAACAAGATTTGACGTTATTCCGCTTCGTCTCCATTTTCTTGAAACTATTCCTCAAGCAAGGCAGCCGATAAGTCATCGAAGGGTTTGTGTGAATAAAGGAATGGTAAGCATTACTCATTTGAAACTTTCCCACGGTGATATAATATCTTTTCAAGAAAATAACGCGATAATACGCGGTGAAGAAATAAGGAGATCTTTCTATAAAGAAATTTCAGTTGAAAAAATCATAGGCAAATTACTGCATCAACCGCTAAGAATGTGGAGAAGAAGCAAAACTGAATGGTTCCACCTACTCAAAACTAAGAGGGGATGCCGCCTACTACTAAAATCCCGGTTTTTGCAACAGTTGCGTTCTTCTATGCAAGAAGAAGACTTAGAAAGAACAAAGAAGTTTGGATCCGAAAAAGTATGCTTAGGAAGTTCCTTCGCTGAGCACAAGAGAATGAAGAGGAATTTGTTAAAATTCCTATTCTTATCGAAGAGAAGGAAGGAGAAAAACCTAAATCTTCCTACTCGAACAATCAGTCCTATAGTTTACAACTCTTCTTTATCTTTATATAGTAATTCGACCTATTGCTTCGCATCCCCCCATAAGTTGACTATGAAGAGAAGAATCAAAAGGATCGAACTACCTACTCATTATTCGGAGGTTAATCATAGAACACCAAAAGCTGTGGTATCTTATGGACCTAACATAGGTCATATCCCTCACGACATAAGATTAAAAGATCCAAACCTTCCTCTTCGGAGCAGAAACGGACGTGGCCAAAACATATAA